In one Umezawaea sp. Da 62-37 genomic region, the following are encoded:
- a CDS encoding AMP-binding protein, with amino-acid sequence MKVPLTIADFLSRAELVFRDTTATVDEPDQPAGAVATTTYGEMAVRARAWQAGLDALGVGEGERVAVVSHNSARLLELLHAVPSSGRVCVPVNFRLSREEVSYIVEHSGASVLLVDPELKALDGITARHRFTLGEETETGLMRFDTAPRPWGEPDEDATATINYTSGTTARPKGVRLTHRNIWVDAVTFAMHTRAWERDVYMHVLPMFHCNGWGMPFGLAGLGVPQIVLRKVDGAEILRRVRDHGVTLMCGAPAVWNSVLDAAQTWEGEIPGRDKVRVVCAGAPPPSRTIARMSEELGWEFQQIYGLTETSPLLTFNRTRPEDVDLPAEERAHRLSRAGAPALGARLRISSDGEVLARSNVVMDGYWENSQATADAIEDGWFRTGDGGYLDDEGYLTISDRRKDVIITGGENVSSIEVEDAVFSHPSVAEVAVIGVPHEKWGETIKALVVVAEGAEVTEAEIIAHCKAKLAGYKAPTSVEFRDDIPRTATGKIQKFRLREPYWADRERKVN; translated from the coding sequence ATGAAGGTTCCACTGACGATCGCGGATTTCCTGAGCCGCGCCGAACTGGTCTTCCGGGACACGACGGCGACCGTCGACGAACCCGACCAGCCCGCGGGCGCGGTGGCGACGACGACCTACGGCGAGATGGCCGTGAGGGCGCGCGCCTGGCAGGCCGGGCTGGACGCGCTGGGCGTCGGTGAGGGCGAGCGGGTCGCCGTGGTCAGCCACAACTCGGCGCGGCTGCTGGAACTGCTGCACGCCGTGCCGTCGAGCGGCCGGGTGTGCGTGCCGGTGAACTTCCGGCTCAGTCGGGAAGAGGTGTCCTACATCGTCGAGCACAGCGGCGCCTCGGTGCTGCTGGTCGACCCGGAACTCAAGGCGCTCGACGGGATCACCGCGCGGCACCGGTTCACCCTCGGCGAGGAGACGGAGACCGGGCTGATGCGGTTCGACACCGCGCCCCGGCCGTGGGGCGAGCCGGACGAGGACGCCACCGCGACGATCAACTACACCTCGGGCACGACCGCGCGGCCCAAGGGCGTGCGGCTGACCCACCGCAACATCTGGGTCGACGCGGTCACGTTCGCCATGCACACCCGCGCGTGGGAGCGCGACGTCTACATGCACGTGCTGCCGATGTTCCACTGCAACGGCTGGGGGATGCCGTTCGGGCTTGCGGGCCTCGGCGTGCCGCAGATCGTGCTGCGCAAGGTCGACGGCGCCGAGATCCTGCGCCGCGTGCGCGACCACGGCGTGACGCTGATGTGCGGGGCGCCCGCGGTGTGGAACAGCGTGCTGGACGCCGCGCAGACGTGGGAGGGCGAGATCCCCGGCCGCGACAAGGTGCGCGTGGTGTGCGCCGGGGCGCCGCCGCCGAGCCGGACGATCGCGCGGATGTCGGAGGAACTGGGCTGGGAGTTCCAGCAGATCTACGGCCTCACCGAGACCTCGCCGCTGCTCACGTTCAACCGGACCCGGCCGGAGGACGTCGACCTGCCCGCCGAGGAGCGCGCGCACAGGCTGTCCCGCGCGGGCGCCCCGGCGCTCGGGGCGCGGCTGCGGATCTCGTCGGACGGCGAGGTGCTGGCGCGGTCGAACGTCGTGATGGACGGCTACTGGGAGAACTCGCAGGCGACGGCCGACGCCATCGAGGACGGCTGGTTCCGCACCGGCGACGGCGGCTACCTCGACGACGAGGGCTACCTGACGATCTCCGACCGCCGCAAGGACGTGATCATCACCGGCGGCGAGAACGTGTCGTCGATCGAGGTCGAGGACGCGGTCTTCAGCCACCCGTCCGTCGCGGAGGTCGCCGTCATCGGCGTGCCGCACGAGAAGTGGGGCGAGACGATCAAGGCGCTGGTGGTGGTCGCGGAGGGCGCGGAGGTCACCGAGGCCGAGATCATCGCGCACTGCAAGGCGAAGCTCGCCGGGTACAAGGCGCCGACGTCCGTCGAGTTCCGCGACGACATCCCGCGCACGGCCACCGGCAAGATCCAGAAGTTCCGGCTGCGCGAGCCCTACTGGGCCGACCGGGAGCGCAAGGTGAACTGA
- a CDS encoding effector-associated domain 2-containing protein, whose translation MALHRAIVLVDVAGFTDPVRTVQDQNSVHAALYKMLETSFDESGLNLKQCLVEDRGDGAMVLVPPEFPKSWLVDQWPTRLLAALRRHNALHAPPSQIRLRAAFHAGEIHQNDNGVVSQAVNLAFRILDAQQAREALAESGGLLALIASDPFYRETIMGDPATDPASYRRIAVLVKHTDVVAWLRLPDRSGALRPETARGALRTGNVFELVDAVLAVTAMRDAAGRQMVLDLLRPDISTSVFHDSRARLHVLALVRTCLGHDGGLAELIGVLRDVDGDSLAVRHLVDISSNWLSRPPP comes from the coding sequence GTGGCCTTGCACCGGGCGATTGTTCTGGTCGACGTCGCGGGTTTCACCGATCCCGTTCGTACCGTGCAGGATCAGAATTCGGTGCACGCAGCTCTTTACAAGATGCTGGAGACCTCGTTCGACGAGTCCGGTCTCAACCTCAAGCAGTGCCTGGTGGAGGACCGGGGGGACGGTGCGATGGTCCTCGTGCCACCGGAGTTCCCGAAGAGCTGGCTCGTCGACCAGTGGCCCACCAGACTGCTGGCGGCGCTGCGTCGCCACAACGCGTTGCACGCCCCGCCCTCGCAGATTCGGCTGCGCGCGGCTTTCCACGCCGGGGAGATCCACCAGAACGACAACGGTGTGGTCAGCCAGGCTGTCAACCTGGCCTTTCGCATTCTGGACGCCCAGCAGGCGCGTGAGGCGCTCGCCGAGTCGGGCGGCCTGCTCGCCCTGATCGCCTCGGACCCGTTCTACCGGGAGACCATCATGGGCGACCCGGCCACCGACCCGGCTTCCTACCGGCGGATCGCGGTACTGGTGAAGCACACCGACGTCGTCGCGTGGTTGAGGCTGCCCGATCGCAGCGGCGCACTCCGGCCCGAGACCGCTCGCGGCGCTCTGCGGACGGGGAACGTGTTCGAACTGGTGGACGCGGTGCTCGCCGTCACGGCCATGCGGGACGCCGCGGGACGGCAGATGGTGCTGGACCTGCTGCGTCCGGATATCAGCACATCGGTTTTCCACGATTCCCGGGCGAGATTGCACGTGTTGGCATTGGTGCGCACGTGCCTTGGCCATGACGGTGGTTTGGCGGAACTCATCGGAGTGCTGCGCGATGTCGACGGTGACTCCTTGGCAGTGCGCCATCTGGTCGACATATCGTCGAACTGGTTGTCCCGACCGCCACCCTGA
- a CDS encoding Tat pathway signal sequence domain protein — translation MADIGRRAVLTGLAAGAAVPLLGTGRARAASWQLKWSPTASSTGLAAFEGVEDWGLTSHGGSHIYVKGNDYRFNMHTVDREAKDDRQRSEVKGMRSDGSLLTVKNGQTWRWNYQMWIPGTLKATTSFTHIFQTKMPGTGTLPLTVMSLRHTNGVPKIEFKIYGPDITVGSVDLAPLQNKWIDVEIEQKIGNGSAGKVRWALRDAGSTVIDATKTGDTYLDDVVRPKWGIYRSVSDTAHLVDTYLLLRDMKAYQYA, via the coding sequence ATGGCCGACATCGGACGACGCGCCGTGCTCACCGGGCTGGCCGCAGGAGCGGCGGTACCCCTTCTCGGCACGGGCCGGGCGCGCGCCGCGTCGTGGCAGCTCAAGTGGAGCCCGACCGCGTCGAGCACGGGCCTGGCCGCGTTCGAGGGCGTGGAGGACTGGGGCCTCACCTCGCACGGCGGCTCGCACATCTACGTCAAGGGCAACGACTACCGGTTCAACATGCACACGGTCGACCGCGAGGCCAAGGACGACCGGCAGCGCAGCGAGGTCAAGGGCATGCGCTCGGACGGGTCGCTGCTGACCGTGAAGAACGGCCAGACGTGGCGCTGGAACTACCAGATGTGGATCCCCGGCACCCTCAAGGCCACCACCAGCTTCACGCACATCTTCCAGACGAAGATGCCCGGCACCGGCACCCTGCCGCTGACCGTGATGTCGTTGCGGCACACCAACGGCGTCCCGAAGATCGAGTTCAAGATCTACGGCCCGGACATCACCGTCGGGTCGGTGGACCTGGCGCCGTTGCAGAACAAGTGGATCGACGTCGAGATCGAGCAGAAGATCGGCAACGGCAGCGCGGGCAAGGTCCGGTGGGCGCTGCGCGACGCGGGCTCGACGGTCATCGACGCCACCAAGACCGGCGACACGTACCTGGACGACGTCGTGCGCCCCAAGTGGGGCATCTACCGGTCGGTCAGCGACACCGCGCACCTCGTCGACACCTACTTGCTGCTGCGCGACATGAAGGCCTACCAGTACGCGTGA
- a CDS encoding NlpC/P60 family protein produces the protein MVVPGVVAVLLALSMAGPGHATAPPSNSSDSEIDQGRADADAKAARVGELTGRLTAAEARLQELTDDVGAKMEAANKARVDLETAQADAARAAGDAESAKVEADAAGKAVEDGRNDLDEFAAASYQQGSTIGSISAYFGAKSPEDLLARAQLLEAVSGSSLNAMDTIERSRTEKANKDSAARAALDVANQKQTAADEAKRTADAAQVVAVRAQQDQAGQAAALRDDKAAVEAELAEALGAVDGLNAQRAQYDEWLAAKQREDDDAARRAAEAATTPPVQEDPEPAYSPAPSYSPEPEYVAGDGGGVETAIARAMAYLGTRYSWGGGNYTGPTIGIRDGGVADSYGDYYSVGFDCSGLMMYAFAGAGVYIPHYSGYQYTSGRQVPLGQAERGDMLFWGPGGGTHVALYLGDGMMVEAPYSGSSVRVSPVRYGGIMPYATRLL, from the coding sequence ATGGTGGTTCCCGGCGTGGTGGCGGTGCTCCTCGCCCTGTCGATGGCCGGGCCGGGCCACGCGACCGCGCCGCCGTCCAACTCGAGCGACTCCGAGATCGACCAGGGCCGTGCCGACGCCGACGCGAAGGCCGCCAGGGTCGGTGAGCTGACCGGTCGGCTCACCGCCGCCGAGGCCCGGCTCCAGGAGCTGACCGACGACGTCGGGGCCAAGATGGAGGCCGCGAACAAGGCGCGCGTCGACCTGGAGACCGCGCAGGCCGACGCGGCACGGGCCGCGGGGGACGCCGAGTCCGCGAAGGTCGAGGCCGACGCCGCGGGCAAGGCCGTCGAGGACGGCCGCAACGACCTGGACGAGTTCGCCGCCGCCAGCTACCAGCAGGGCAGCACCATCGGCTCGATCAGCGCGTACTTCGGCGCCAAGAGCCCGGAGGACCTGCTGGCCCGCGCGCAGCTGCTGGAGGCCGTGTCCGGGTCGAGCCTCAACGCGATGGACACCATCGAGCGCAGCCGCACCGAGAAGGCGAACAAGGACTCGGCCGCCCGCGCCGCCCTGGACGTCGCCAACCAGAAGCAGACCGCCGCCGACGAGGCCAAGCGCACCGCCGACGCCGCCCAGGTCGTCGCCGTCCGCGCCCAGCAGGACCAGGCGGGGCAGGCCGCCGCGCTGCGCGACGACAAGGCCGCCGTCGAGGCCGAACTCGCCGAAGCCCTCGGCGCCGTCGACGGCCTCAACGCCCAGCGCGCCCAGTACGACGAGTGGCTCGCCGCCAAGCAGCGAGAGGACGACGACGCCGCCCGCCGCGCCGCCGAAGCGGCCACCACGCCCCCCGTCCAGGAGGACCCCGAGCCCGCCTACAGCCCGGCGCCCTCGTACAGCCCGGAACCGGAGTACGTCGCAGGCGACGGCGGTGGCGTGGAGACCGCCATCGCCCGCGCCATGGCCTACCTCGGCACCCGCTACTCGTGGGGCGGCGGCAACTACACCGGCCCCACCATCGGCATCCGCGACGGGGGTGTGGCCGACTCGTACGGCGACTACTACAGCGTCGGCTTCGACTGCTCCGGCCTGATGATGTACGCCTTCGCGGGTGCGGGCGTCTACATCCCGCACTACAGCGGCTACCAGTACACCTCCGGCCGGCAAGTCCCGCTGGGACAGGCCGAACGCGGCGACATGCTCTTCTGGGGCCCCGGCGGCGGCACCCACGTGGCCCTGTACCTCGGCGACGGCATGATGGTCGAAGCCCCGTACTCCGGCTCCAGCGTCCGCGTCTCGCCCGTGCGGTACGGCGGGATCATGCCTTACGCGACGCGGTTGTTGTGA
- a CDS encoding effector-associated domain 2-containing protein, whose amino-acid sequence MRLPTGPDTSQKILVDALEQVQVLRDPNGRMLCLDLLADRLGFSLQAQVLPTTRQHLFSIVLACRRHRSGLAALLDVLDQMEPGSEAVRRAYHVLDGMRAADLLADRERERLLDVFSHVTCSHVAALCRTAAGLAAPEPSEEPRDLVDALVYLEQLNARSDGIPPVVVFVEHLARHLDGPSSDQLKEWNDQQARKLGVIDQLRSVRHQAVDVVLHHEHVEACLVLRIERYGIERNVYVLTDWRQIDPTGWYPQRGEDFTGTLAEIEAQVAELVEEAEVYWARHAALIRIEFLLPHELLNLPVDQWKLEASTDLPQPLGLRYQVVLRSLERARTHRWHRNWRHRWAKLHSDQGQSSNGRPMTHWCSSRTRDLRGLEALLIVRDELVSLVLSAPPPAAQAAVVDEVVIGLRNGLPVIIWHRDDGSHRPFDAAVRPLLNGLGDLPERVRQLRGRAPGAARSTGRIGGHVSLIWDDPDRPVEPVELPMAPCKEVPTP is encoded by the coding sequence ATGCGATTACCGACCGGTCCGGACACTTCGCAGAAGATCCTCGTGGACGCGCTGGAACAGGTCCAGGTGCTGCGCGATCCCAATGGCCGGATGCTGTGCCTCGACCTGCTCGCCGACCGGCTGGGCTTCTCCCTCCAAGCCCAGGTCCTCCCGACGACGCGCCAGCACCTCTTCAGCATCGTGCTCGCCTGTCGCAGGCACCGGTCGGGGTTGGCCGCGCTGCTCGACGTGCTCGACCAGATGGAGCCGGGGTCGGAGGCGGTGCGCAGGGCGTACCACGTGCTGGACGGCATGCGCGCCGCAGACCTGCTGGCCGACCGGGAGCGGGAGCGACTCCTCGACGTGTTCTCCCACGTCACCTGTTCGCACGTGGCCGCGCTGTGCCGGACCGCCGCGGGGCTCGCCGCTCCCGAACCGTCGGAGGAGCCGAGGGACCTGGTCGACGCGCTGGTGTACCTGGAGCAGCTCAACGCCCGGTCGGACGGGATCCCGCCGGTGGTGGTGTTCGTCGAGCACCTCGCCAGGCATCTGGACGGACCGTCGTCGGACCAGCTCAAGGAGTGGAACGACCAGCAGGCGCGGAAGTTGGGCGTCATCGACCAGTTGCGGTCGGTGCGGCACCAGGCCGTCGATGTCGTCCTCCACCACGAGCACGTCGAGGCGTGCCTCGTGCTGCGGATCGAGCGGTACGGCATCGAGCGGAACGTCTACGTCCTGACCGACTGGCGGCAGATCGATCCGACGGGGTGGTACCCCCAGCGCGGTGAGGACTTCACCGGCACCCTCGCGGAGATCGAGGCCCAGGTGGCCGAGCTCGTCGAGGAGGCTGAGGTCTACTGGGCGCGGCACGCCGCGTTGATCCGGATCGAGTTCCTGCTGCCCCACGAGCTCCTCAACCTCCCCGTCGACCAGTGGAAGCTCGAGGCGAGCACTGATCTGCCGCAACCGCTCGGCCTGCGCTACCAGGTGGTGCTGCGCAGCCTGGAACGGGCGCGCACCCACCGCTGGCACCGGAACTGGAGGCACCGGTGGGCGAAGCTCCACAGCGATCAGGGGCAGTCGTCCAACGGCCGTCCGATGACGCACTGGTGCTCCTCGAGGACGCGGGACCTGAGGGGCCTCGAAGCTCTGCTGATCGTGCGCGACGAACTGGTGTCGCTGGTGCTGAGCGCACCGCCGCCCGCGGCACAGGCCGCAGTCGTCGACGAGGTCGTCATCGGACTCCGCAACGGTCTCCCCGTGATCATCTGGCATCGCGACGACGGTTCGCACCGTCCGTTCGACGCTGCGGTGCGCCCGCTGCTCAACGGCTTGGGCGACCTGCCGGAACGGGTCCGGCAGCTGCGTGGCCGAGCGCCCGGTGCCGCCCGCTCCACGGGGCGGATCGGCGGGCACGTGTCGCTGATCTGGGACGACCCCGATCGGCCCGTCGAACCTGTGGAGCTGCCCATGGCTCCGTGCAAGGAGGTACCCACCCCATGA
- a CDS encoding ABC transporter ATP-binding protein: MIRLERVGKRYGRGPWVLQDVDLTFEPGELTVIAGGNGSGKSTLLRIIAGVTSPSGGRVEGRPRSVGYLPERFPPGLRLSTTAYLRHMSAVRGTTGADVLDALGFRGDAEAPISTLSKGNTQKVAIAQAFLAEDLLVLDEPWTGLDTGAGAVLAELVAAADATVLVTDHRGTARALPGAREVVMQGPAAATGVAVELVGVSDLTTTVIGDWDGVRVLSASDGRLSLLVETAVSDRVLADALRMGCSVKSVRT, translated from the coding sequence GTGATCCGATTGGAACGAGTGGGCAAGCGCTACGGTCGCGGCCCCTGGGTGCTCCAGGACGTCGACCTCACCTTCGAACCCGGCGAGCTGACCGTCATCGCGGGTGGGAACGGCTCCGGCAAGTCGACCCTGCTGAGGATCATCGCAGGTGTCACGTCCCCCAGCGGCGGACGGGTCGAGGGCAGACCGAGATCCGTGGGCTACCTGCCCGAACGCTTCCCGCCGGGCCTGCGGCTGTCCACCACGGCGTACCTGCGGCACATGTCCGCGGTGCGCGGGACGACCGGCGCCGACGTGCTCGACGCGCTGGGCTTCCGCGGCGACGCGGAAGCCCCGATCTCGACGCTGTCCAAGGGCAACACCCAGAAGGTCGCCATCGCCCAGGCGTTCCTGGCCGAGGACCTGCTCGTCCTCGACGAGCCGTGGACCGGCCTGGACACCGGTGCCGGCGCCGTGCTGGCCGAGCTGGTCGCCGCCGCCGACGCCACCGTGCTGGTCACCGACCACCGGGGCACCGCCCGCGCGCTGCCGGGTGCCCGCGAGGTCGTGATGCAGGGCCCCGCGGCCGCCACCGGCGTGGCCGTCGAGCTGGTCGGGGTCAGCGATCTCACCACCACCGTCATCGGCGACTGGGACGGCGTCCGCGTCCTGTCCGCCTCCGACGGCAGGCTCAGCCTGCTGGTCGAGACCGCCGTGAGCGACCGCGTGCTGGCCGACGCGCTGCGGATGGGCTGCTCGGTGAAGAGCGTGCGGACATGA
- a CDS encoding flagellar basal body protein FliL — MSYPGGGGGEWPPQNNPHQQPGQQGYPQQPQQPQQGGWQQNPQQGGYPQSNPQGYPQQQPGGYPQSNPQGFPQQQPGGYPQSNPQGFPQQQPQQGWGQQPPPQFPGGQPPFGYASGPAPKKKRTGLAITAVVAVVALAAGAVVTVYALKNSNDVAAGAPSPAAAANNLVSALGSGDVVGIMNGLAPGEAKLSKDYLAGTVDELKRLEVLKKDADPNKISGVDFKAEDVKFDEGAAEKVNDHLVINKLISGRITLTSDVKKIPLTDKLVEAMGAQDEKPTTETVDIAEEIKKSNDGEPVRIASIKVGSDWYPSLFYTIADNALHEEKLKWPSNPIAPAGADTAEAAVKNMVEASMAADLTKVIALLPPDELGVLQDVGPVLIDQAGRVPATGAKLTSFETDSKDVTGGTLLTIRKLGVDVGGEKVEIVRSGDCYSVTAQGQDQKLCADEITQLIEQQGGVSVPGSALDVIGRIGTRVLKDGIGLVSTEVDGKWYVSPIRSFSEVSLTLMRGLEPKDIDELLKLAK; from the coding sequence GTGAGCTACCCAGGTGGCGGCGGCGGCGAATGGCCCCCGCAGAACAACCCGCACCAGCAGCCGGGCCAGCAGGGCTACCCGCAGCAGCCGCAGCAGCCCCAGCAGGGCGGGTGGCAGCAGAACCCCCAGCAGGGCGGCTATCCGCAGTCGAACCCGCAGGGCTACCCGCAGCAGCAGCCGGGCGGCTACCCGCAGTCCAATCCGCAGGGCTTCCCCCAGCAGCAGCCGGGCGGCTACCCGCAGTCGAACCCCCAGGGCTTCCCCCAGCAGCAGCCCCAGCAGGGTTGGGGCCAGCAGCCGCCGCCGCAGTTCCCCGGCGGCCAGCCGCCGTTCGGCTACGCCTCCGGCCCGGCGCCGAAGAAGAAGCGCACCGGTCTCGCAATCACCGCCGTCGTGGCCGTGGTCGCGCTCGCCGCGGGCGCCGTCGTGACGGTGTACGCGCTGAAGAACTCCAACGACGTGGCTGCGGGCGCGCCGAGCCCCGCGGCGGCGGCGAACAACCTCGTCAGCGCGCTGGGCAGCGGTGACGTCGTCGGCATCATGAACGGCCTCGCGCCCGGCGAGGCGAAGCTGAGCAAGGACTACCTCGCGGGCACGGTCGACGAGCTCAAGCGGCTCGAGGTGCTCAAGAAGGACGCCGACCCGAACAAGATCAGCGGCGTCGACTTCAAGGCCGAGGACGTCAAGTTCGACGAGGGCGCCGCCGAGAAAGTCAACGACCACCTGGTGATCAACAAGCTCATCTCGGGCAGGATCACGCTCACCTCGGACGTCAAGAAGATCCCCCTCACCGACAAGCTGGTCGAGGCGATGGGCGCGCAGGACGAGAAGCCCACCACCGAGACCGTCGACATCGCCGAGGAGATCAAGAAGTCGAACGACGGCGAGCCGGTCCGCATCGCGTCGATCAAGGTCGGCAGCGACTGGTACCCGAGCCTCTTCTACACGATCGCGGACAACGCGCTCCACGAGGAGAAGCTGAAGTGGCCGTCGAACCCGATCGCCCCCGCGGGCGCGGACACGGCCGAGGCCGCGGTCAAGAACATGGTCGAGGCGTCCATGGCGGCCGACCTCACGAAGGTCATCGCGCTGCTGCCGCCGGATGAGCTGGGCGTGCTGCAGGACGTCGGCCCGGTGCTGATCGACCAGGCGGGCCGGGTCCCGGCCACGGGCGCGAAGCTGACGTCGTTCGAGACCGACTCCAAGGACGTCACCGGCGGCACGCTGCTGACGATCAGGAAGCTCGGTGTCGACGTCGGCGGCGAGAAGGTCGAGATCGTGCGCTCCGGCGACTGCTACTCGGTCACCGCGCAGGGCCAGGACCAGAAGCTGTGCGCCGACGAGATCACGCAGCTGATCGAGCAGCAGGGCGGCGTCAGCGTGCCCGGTTCCGCGCTCGACGTCATCGGCCGGATCGGGACGCGGGTCCTCAAGGACGGCATCGGCCTGGTGTCCACCGAGGTCGACGGCAAGTGGTACGTCAGCCCCATCCGCTCCTTCAGCGAGGTCAGCCTGACCCTCATGCGGGGTCTGGAGCCGAAGGACATCGACGAGCTGCTGAAGCTCGCCAAGTAG